Within Flagellimonas maritima, the genomic segment CTTAAGATATAATATTTTTTTTGAACTATAACCGTATTTTTGTTGCCCAAATGAAGAAAATATGAGCGTTAAAGGAATATTGATTCCAATTGGGGGGAATGAGGATAAAGGAGTTGAAACACATGAACGGAACAATTTAGAGTTTATCGGCGACGGAATCTTGGCACGAGTGGTGCAAGAGAGCGGTGGTGCGGATGCTCTTATAGTAGTAGTGCCAACTGCTTCAAGTATTCCTGATGAGGTCGGTCAAAACTATATTAAAGCCTTTGGTAAATTAGGTTGTACCAATGTTCGGATAATGGATATTAGAAAACGTGAAGAATCCGAAGAACATGCGAATATAGCTTTGGCAGGAAAAGCTGATTGTATCATGTTTTCGGGCGGAAATCAATCCGAAATCATTCGAAAAATAGGAGGGACTACCATCCATAAAATTTTATTGGACAGATATCAAAATGAAAAATTCGTTATTGCCGGAACCAGTGCTGGAGCCATGTGCATGTCACATGAAATGATTACGGGCGGAAGCAGTAAAGAGTCCTTTATAAAAGGGGCTGTAGGTATGGCGGAAGGTATGGGATTTATACCCAACCTAATTATTGACTCCCATTTTATACGAAGAGGAAGATTTGGGAGATTGGCAGAAGCCGTTGCAAAATACCCGGAACTATTGGGTGTGGGTCTCGCGGAAGATACCGGTCTGGTTATAAAAAACTGCAATACTTTTGAGGTAATTGGGTCTGGAATGGTTATCATCTTTGATCCAAGCAATCTTAAACACAATAATGAGAAAATATTATCAGAAGGGGCTCCAATGTCACTTTCTAACCTAAAGACCCATATTTTGGCAAATGGAGACCGGTTCAATATCAGGCAGCGAAAACTTCATGTATTACCGTTGGACTCACCCATGGTCTAATCTGCGTATATAGCGATTTTTTCACTGGTCTTGGTTTTACAAGCTCTGTACATACCTTCAGTATTAAACGGCATGGCTATATTTCCTTTGGTATCGATAGCAATCAATCCGCCATCGCCCCCAATTTTGGCAAGTCTATGGTGTACAACTTCCCTGGTAGCTTCTTTCAATGAAAATCCTTTGTATTCCATAAGGCAGGAGACATCATAGGCTACAACACCTCGGATAAAGAATTCTCCACTACCGGTACAGGATACGGCGCAAGTTCGGTTATTGGCATAATTTCCCGAGCCTATCATAGGACTGTCTCCCACACGACCAAAACGTTTGTTGGTCATTCCACCTGTTGAGGTTGCAGCAGCAACATTTCCATCAATATCGCATGCGACCGCACCAACGGTTCCAAATTTAGAATCTTTTTTTGTAGAATGATCTAATTGGAAATTATCGGTATCCCTTATTTCCATCCATTGCTGATATCGCAGTTCATCAAAGAAATAATCCTCGTTTTCAATAGTATAATTCAATTGTTCGGCAAATTTCTGCGCACCTGTACCTGCAAGGAACACATGTTCGCTTTTTTCCATCACATCCTTTGCCAGAAGAATAGGATTCTTAATTCCTGAAATCAATGAAACGGCACCCGCATTCAAATTCTTGCCTTCCATAATGGATGCATCCATTTCATGTGATCCGTTTGCAGTAAAAACACTGCCTTTGCCAGCATTGAACAAAGGGGAGTCCTCAAGAACGACTACGGATGCCGTAGCAGCTTCAATAGCACTTCCATTGTTTTGGAGTATATGATATCCTTCATTTAAGGCCAGTTTCAAGGTTTGCCTGTACAATAATTCCTTTGATGGGGTCATTTGGCCCTTTACCAAAGTACCTGCTCCACCGTGCAATGCTATCGCTATTTTGTTCATGGAAATTTTCTTGAGGGAAATTTACAAATTATGAAAACAACATTGTAAGTATTGTTGCTTGGAATAAAAAACACAGTAAAATATAAGGGATTTTGCTATTCAGCCTTTGACCCCATACTTTTTTTGATTGTGCTTATAATTAAGGGAGCATGTATTCTTGAATTTTCGATGAACCATTTATGCGTTTCCATACCTCCACAGATTACACCTGCCAAAAAAAGCCCATTTATGTTAGTTTCCATAGTATCTGGATTGTAGTTGGGCAATCTTTTTTCATCTTTTGATAGTTCAATTCCAAGCGCTTCCAAAAATTTGAAATTGGGTTTGTATCCTGTAAGCGCGAGTACAAAATCATTCTCTAAAGTAACGATTCCATCAGGTGTATTTATATCGATTTCTCGCGGTTTTATCTCCTTGACCGTAGTATTATAGTAGGCTTTTATGCTTCCCTCTTCTATTCTATTGATAATATCCGGTCTAACCCAATACTTGACCCTTTGCCCAACTTCTGGACCACGAACGATCAAAGTGACATCCGCACCTTTGCGCCAGCATTCCAATGCAGCATCTATTGCAGAATTACTGGCACCAACAACTGCTAACTTTTGACTGGCGTAAAAATGGGGATCTTTATAATAGTGCGAAACTTTTGAAAGGTTCTCACCAGGAACATCAATAGTATTGGCCAAATCATAAAAACCTGTTGCTACTATTATATGTTTGGCTTCATATTTATCCTTTTCAGTTTCCACCAAAAAGGAATCTTTATTTTTCGTTACACGAGTAACTTTTTCAAATAGATGGATATTCAACTGATTTGAAGTTACGATCCTTCTATAATATTCCAACGCTTCATTACGTTTTGGTTTGGCCTCTTTACTTATGAACGGAATTTCATCAATCTCCAATTTTTCCGAAGAAGAAAAGAATTGCATGTTGATGGGATAGTTAAAAAGTGAATTGACAATGGGACCTTTTTCAATGATTAGATAAGAGAGACCTTGTTTTTTTGCATCCAATCCACAAGCAATACCTATAGGTCCTCCACCAATAATGACAACATCAAATATGTTCATTGGGCAATCAATTCTTTAAGATTTTTTATGGTGTTTGTTGGATTTTCGCTTTTAAAGACAAAACTACCTGCCACAAGGATATCTGCACCTGCACCAATCAGTTTTTTGGCATTGCTCGCATTTACTCCGCCGTCAATTTCAATGAGTGCCTTAGAGTTTTTCTTTTCGATTAGATTTCTTAAGTCATTCACCTTTTGGTAGGTGTTCTCAATAAAAGATTGACCTCCAAAACCTGGGTTTACGCTCATTACACAAACCAAATCCATATCTTGAATGGTATCTTCCAAGAGATTAATTGAAGTATGGGGATTCAGTGCCACTCCTGCTTTCATGCCCTCAGCTTTTATGGCTTGTAAAGTTCTGTGCAGATGATTGCAAGCCTCGTAGTGTACGGTTAAATTATGGGCTCCCAATTCTGCGAATGTTTTAATATATCTATCAGGATCAATAATCATCAAATGTACGTCCAAAGTCTTTTTGGCATGTTTTGCAATGGCATGGACAACAGGCATACCAAAAGAAATATTAGGGACAAAAACGCCGTCCATAATATCCAAATGAAACCAATCTGCATCGCTTTGATTCACCATTTCAACATCACGTTGCATGTTAGCGAAA encodes:
- a CDS encoding cyanophycinase, translated to MSVKGILIPIGGNEDKGVETHERNNLEFIGDGILARVVQESGGADALIVVVPTASSIPDEVGQNYIKAFGKLGCTNVRIMDIRKREESEEHANIALAGKADCIMFSGGNQSEIIRKIGGTTIHKILLDRYQNEKFVIAGTSAGAMCMSHEMITGGSSKESFIKGAVGMAEGMGFIPNLIIDSHFIRRGRFGRLAEAVAKYPELLGVGLAEDTGLVIKNCNTFEVIGSGMVIIFDPSNLKHNNEKILSEGAPMSLSNLKTHILANGDRFNIRQRKLHVLPLDSPMV
- a CDS encoding isoaspartyl peptidase/L-asparaginase family protein; translation: MNKIAIALHGGAGTLVKGQMTPSKELLYRQTLKLALNEGYHILQNNGSAIEAATASVVVLEDSPLFNAGKGSVFTANGSHEMDASIMEGKNLNAGAVSLISGIKNPILLAKDVMEKSEHVFLAGTGAQKFAEQLNYTIENEDYFFDELRYQQWMEIRDTDNFQLDHSTKKDSKFGTVGAVACDIDGNVAAATSTGGMTNKRFGRVGDSPMIGSGNYANNRTCAVSCTGSGEFFIRGVVAYDVSCLMEYKGFSLKEATREVVHHRLAKIGGDGGLIAIDTKGNIAMPFNTEGMYRACKTKTSEKIAIYAD
- a CDS encoding YpdA family putative bacillithiol disulfide reductase, which encodes MNIFDVVIIGGGPIGIACGLDAKKQGLSYLIIEKGPIVNSLFNYPINMQFFSSSEKLEIDEIPFISKEAKPKRNEALEYYRRIVTSNQLNIHLFEKVTRVTKNKDSFLVETEKDKYEAKHIIVATGFYDLANTIDVPGENLSKVSHYYKDPHFYASQKLAVVGASNSAIDAALECWRKGADVTLIVRGPEVGQRVKYWVRPDIINRIEEGSIKAYYNTTVKEIKPREIDINTPDGIVTLENDFVLALTGYKPNFKFLEALGIELSKDEKRLPNYNPDTMETNINGLFLAGVICGGMETHKWFIENSRIHAPLIISTIKKSMGSKAE
- the rpe gene encoding ribulose-phosphate 3-epimerase → MNTKVIAPSLLAADFANMQRDVEMVNQSDADWFHLDIMDGVFVPNISFGMPVVHAIAKHAKKTLDVHLMIIDPDRYIKTFAELGAHNLTVHYEACNHLHRTLQAIKAEGMKAGVALNPHTSINLLEDTIQDMDLVCVMSVNPGFGGQSFIENTYQKVNDLRNLIEKKNSKALIEIDGGVNASNAKKLIGAGADILVAGSFVFKSENPTNTIKNLKELIAQ